In Tripterygium wilfordii isolate XIE 37 chromosome 15, ASM1340144v1, whole genome shotgun sequence, one DNA window encodes the following:
- the LOC120016432 gene encoding aspartic proteinase Asp1-like, with protein sequence MSQERSYKPPKDSIIHCEDPLCVAFLGNEQDCPTTRSRCEYVYRYADDSFAHGYLVRDVWSIQLRGDSVIYPHLVFGCGYKQGGVFKGDGILGLNKGPISFLSQMHSHGVIQQVIGHCLSSEEGGFLFLGDGLVPPTGLSWTPMIKSSEKDYLLGPANLLFGGSWTQMRGLEFSFDSGCALSSLNQRDYHQTIDVVKIKNNLSFNFDLETHLRFTYIHLLDSPSSERNSIDANTTRGRPSNMLETQRKTY encoded by the exons ATG TCCCAGGAACGTTCGTACAAGCCACCAAAAGATAGTATTATACATTGTGAAGATCCCTTATGTGTGGCTTTCCTAGGAAATGAACAAGATTGTCCAACAACAAGAAGTCGATGTGAGTATGTTTATCGTTACGCAGACGACAGTTTCGCTCATGGCTATCTGGTTAGAGACGTATGGTCTATACAGCTTAGAGGTGATTCAGTCATTTATCCTCATTTGGTCTTTGG GTGTGGATACAAACAAGGAGGAGTCTTTAAAGGGGATGGAATACTTGGTCTAAACAAGGGTCCAATTAGCTTCTTATCTCAAATGCATTCACATGGTGTCATACAACAAGTGATTGGCCACTGTTTAAGTAGTGAAGAAGGTGGGTTTCTGTTCTTAGGAGATGGTCTTGTCCCTCCTACAGGACTCTCTTGGACACCGATGATCAAGAGTTCTGAAAA GGACTACTTATTGGGACCTGCGAACCTCCTGTTTGGCGGAAGTTGGACTCAAATGAGGGGACTTGAATTCAGTTTCGACAGTGGATGTGCCTTATCCTCCTTAAACCAACGAGACTACCACCAGACAATTGATGTGGTCAAGATCAAAAACAATCTTTCCTTCAATTTTGATCTTGAAACCCATTTGAGATTTACTTATATTCATCTTTTAGATTCGCCGAGCTCTGAAAGGAACTCCATTGACGCGAACACAACCAGAGGACGACCTTCCAATATGCTGGAGACACAGAGAAAAACCTATTAA
- the LOC119980027 gene encoding DCN1-like protein 1 isoform X1 encodes MDVRASNRIDVFEIYKRFCDIRSGKEYMSEGYGQDNELQKAKFTREALAELFKSVQSTVDTRITIFDELSKLMSRLNLMRDFSEFSRFYDFVFFICREDGQKNITVSKAVTVWRLVLAGRFRLLNQWCDFVEKNQRHNISEDTWQQVLAFSRCVHENLEGYDPEGAWPVLIDDFVEHMYRLLGSSDDAFCCNCGDIETQTCIFDDSLPGLKVVPGLKRKLPRFQKDDMVLCDAFSSESANLNPVSNSKRTKLIAQKPSHWEDHRARNCPDCCMDMVKTNSPLGSSKSPCAVEGCLSRGFAGLFSTSSDLHFDPQRRVSFT; translated from the exons ATGGACGTGCGAGCCTCAAATCGGATCGATGTCTTTGAGATTTATAAGAGATTTTGTG ATATTAGATCGGGAAAGGAATATATGTCTGAGGGCTATGGACAAGACAATGAATTGCAAAAGGCTAAATTTACAAGGGAGGCATTGGCTGAGCTCTTCAAATCGGTGCAGTCAACCGTTGATACGAG GATTACTATTTTTGATGAACTATCCAAGCTCATGTCACGTTTAAACTTGATG CGAGACTTTTCTGAATTCTCACGCTTTTATGATTTTGTGTTCTTCATCTGTCGTGAGGATGGTCAAAAGAATATCA CTGTGAGCAAGGCCGTTACTGTGTGGAGATTAGTTTTAGCTGggaggtttcgattacttaacCAATGGTGTGATTTTGTTGAG AAAAATCAGCGACACAATATTTCTGAGGATACTTGGCAGCAAGTTTTAGCTTTCAGTCGCTGTGTGCATGAAAATCTGGAAGGGTATGATCCTGAAG GAGCTTGGCCTGTTCTAATAGATGATTTTGTTGAGCATATGTACAG GTTGCTGGGCTCCAGTGATGATGCTTTCTGTTGCAATTGTGGTGATATCGAGACCCAGACATGCATATTTGATGATTCTCTTCCTG GGTTGAAAGTTGTGCCTGGTTTGAAGAGGAAGTTGCCCAGGTTTCAAAAAGATGATATGGTGTTATGTGATGCCTTCTCTTCTGAATCGGCAAACCTCAACCCCGTATCGAATTCAAAGAGAACTAAGCTCATCGCCCAAAAACCCAGCCATTGGGAGGACCATCGTGCTCGGAATTGTCCCGATTGCTGCATGGACATGGTTAAAACTAACAGCCCATTGGGTTCATCTAAGTCACCTTGTGCTGTTGAAGGTTGTCTGTCGAGGGGTTTTGCGGGGCTCTTTTCAACCAGTTCTGATTTGCATTTTGATCCCCAGAGGAGAGTTTCTTTTACCTAG
- the LOC119980027 gene encoding uncharacterized protein LOC119980027 isoform X2 has product MDVRASNRIDVFEIYKRFCDIRSGKEYMSEGYGQDNELQKAKFTREALAELFKSVQSTVDTRITIFDELSKLMSRLNLMKNQRHNISEDTWQQVLAFSRCVHENLEGYDPEGAWPVLIDDFVEHMYRLLGSSDDAFCCNCGDIETQTCIFDDSLPGLKVVPGLKRKLPRFQKDDMVLCDAFSSESANLNPVSNSKRTKLIAQKPSHWEDHRARNCPDCCMDMVKTNSPLGSSKSPCAVEGCLSRGFAGLFSTSSDLHFDPQRRVSFT; this is encoded by the exons ATGGACGTGCGAGCCTCAAATCGGATCGATGTCTTTGAGATTTATAAGAGATTTTGTG ATATTAGATCGGGAAAGGAATATATGTCTGAGGGCTATGGACAAGACAATGAATTGCAAAAGGCTAAATTTACAAGGGAGGCATTGGCTGAGCTCTTCAAATCGGTGCAGTCAACCGTTGATACGAG GATTACTATTTTTGATGAACTATCCAAGCTCATGTCACGTTTAAACTTGATG AAAAATCAGCGACACAATATTTCTGAGGATACTTGGCAGCAAGTTTTAGCTTTCAGTCGCTGTGTGCATGAAAATCTGGAAGGGTATGATCCTGAAG GAGCTTGGCCTGTTCTAATAGATGATTTTGTTGAGCATATGTACAG GTTGCTGGGCTCCAGTGATGATGCTTTCTGTTGCAATTGTGGTGATATCGAGACCCAGACATGCATATTTGATGATTCTCTTCCTG GGTTGAAAGTTGTGCCTGGTTTGAAGAGGAAGTTGCCCAGGTTTCAAAAAGATGATATGGTGTTATGTGATGCCTTCTCTTCTGAATCGGCAAACCTCAACCCCGTATCGAATTCAAAGAGAACTAAGCTCATCGCCCAAAAACCCAGCCATTGGGAGGACCATCGTGCTCGGAATTGTCCCGATTGCTGCATGGACATGGTTAAAACTAACAGCCCATTGGGTTCATCTAAGTCACCTTGTGCTGTTGAAGGTTGTCTGTCGAGGGGTTTTGCGGGGCTCTTTTCAACCAGTTCTGATTTGCATTTTGATCCCCAGAGGAGAGTTTCTTTTACCTAG